A region of the Candidatus Methylomirabilis oxygeniifera genome:
CGGACAGATAACCAGATTCCGGACAAAGGTGCTGCTGTCGATCATTCCGATGATTCTGGCCCTCTGTGTCCTCTTCGGTGGGATGTCGCTGTATCAACATAACAGGTTACTGCATAGCGAGTTTGTGAAACGCGGCAAGGCTCTCGCCAGCAATCTGGCCGCCAGCGGTGAGCTCGGCGTCTTCAGTGAGGACGAGCGGCTTCTGAATGCCGCGTTACGAGGGATTACCGGTGAAGAGGATGTCGCCTACGTCTTCATTTACAACGATGCCGGGAAGCGTCTCATCGGCGGGGGCAAGGCCCTGACCCAACCCGGCCTTGGACCGACCACCGAAACGTTGAATCACGAGATCCGCGCACAAATGTTGACCGACCATCAACCTGCCAGCAGAACCGTTAAGGAGACCGGGGCGGAGTCGTTTCTGGAGTTTTACGCACCGATCGTCTCTGCCGAAGTCCGCCTGGTTGAAGAACAATACTTCGGGATGCCTCGATCGACTCCAGGTCTCAGTGAGGACCGGAGCCGTGTTATCGGGATTGCAAGGGTCGGCCTGTCGATGCGGAACATCGATGCCCATTCAGCCTACCTGATCAAGCTCTGGGCCATTCTATCCGTCGTCTTTCTGGCCGGCGGCGCGCTCGCCGCGTATGCCCTCTCCCGAAGGATCACCCAGCCGATTACTCGGTTGACGGAGTCTACCGCGCGGATGGCCGAGGGGCAGATTGATCAGGAAATCTCAGTCGATTCTCTGGATGAGCTCGGGACGTTGGCAACAACCTACAACAAGATGGCTAAGGCATTAACGTATACCTTGGATGAACGGGCGAGAGTGGCCAGAGAGCTTCGGGACCTGAACCGGAGTCTGGAGGATCGGATTCGCGAACGGACCTCTCAACTGGAAGAGACCAACCGAGACCTCTCGCGGGCGAGTCGTCACAAATCAGAGTTCCTGGCCAATATGAGTCATGAGTTGCGAACGCCCTTAAACGCGATTCTGGGGTTTACCGACCTGATTATTGATGGGATCTACGGTCAGGTCCCGAATGAGTTGCGCGAATCGATGGAAGACATCCGCATTAACGGCCGACATTTACTCAGGCTCATCAACGATGTATTGGATCTCTCGAAAATTGAAGCTGGACAAATGCGATTGAATCTGGGTGAATACTCTCTTCAATCGTTGATCGACTCTGTGATCTCAGCAACGCGATCGCTGGCGACGGAAAAGCGACTGGAGCTGGTCGCCCGAGTTGAGGCGGATCTGCCGCCCGCGTTGGGCGACAGCAAGCGCATGACCCAGGTCCTGATGAACCTCGTCGGCAATGCCATTAAATTCACCCCAGGGGGCGGTTCCGTAAACGTCACGGCAAAGTCCGTTTCGAGTTCTGAGTTTCAAGTTTCCAGTTCTCAACCCGAAACCCGAAACCCGAAACCCGAAACACCGACATCACCAGATTTCATAGAAATTTCGGTCGCGGATACGGGAATCGGTATTCCTGCCGAAGAGCTAAAAAGTATTTTCGGTGAATTTCGCCAAGTTGACAGCTCCATCACCAGAGAATACGGCGGAAGCGGTCTTGGTCTCAGCATCGCGAAGCGACTGGTTGAGATGCATAGAGGGTCTATCTGGGCGGACAGTCAGGTTGGAAGGGGATCAACTTTCTACGTCCGCATTCCGCTCCGGACTCAGTGGGAGGGGAGCCTGTGAGCGGGAATCTGATCTTGCATGTTGAGGATAACCAATACAATCGGAAGATTATCAGGGACCTTCTCTCCAAACACAACTATGAGATCATGGAGGCTCATAATGGGGAGGCCGCGCTCGACGCGCTGGCACGCCGGCGACCTGACCTCATCTTGATGGATATTCAGTTGCCGAAGCTTTCCGGCCTTGAAGTTACTCGGAGAATCAGGGCCGATCCCTCACTCGCCCAGATCCCGATCATCGCCATCACCTCATTTGCCCTGAGTGGCGATGAGCGCACAGCCTTTGAGGCGGGTTGCAGCGCCTATATCGCAAAGCCTTTCAGGCCGCGAGATCTCCTGGAGATGATCCAACGCTTCTTGGGTCCGTAAGCGCCTCTATTGGGGGGGAAGAGATAGGGATCGACAGGACACCGATGCTGTCGAGCATGAGAAGAGCGGTATGTCGGAGGAGAGATGGACACGTATCGAACGAAAGTGCTGATCGTTGACGATGATCCATCGGCCAGGAAGATCCTTCAGGGCCGGCTGCGGATTATGAACGTTCAGGCGCTTATTGCATCCAGCGGCTCTGAGGCGCTCGAACAGATCCGTCGGGAGACACCCGGGGTTGTCCTGCTGGACCTGCAGATGCCGAAGATGTCAGGCATTGACGTTCTCAGGTCGTTGAAGCGCGAAGGACTGGAACCGACCGTGATTGTTGTGACCGCGCACGCAACCGTCGAAGCCGCTGTCGAGGCAATGAAGGAGGGTGCATACGACTTTATCACCAAACCTGTTGATTCACAACATCTGGAGATCGTCCTGGGAAAGGCATTCGAGCGCGAGTCGTTGCGGGCGCAAAGTCGCTGCTTGCAGACGGAAATGGCGGATCGCCTGGTCCAGGTTATAGCGGACAACCCAATCATGAAACAGTTGCTGCAGCTCGCCCGTCGCGCCGCCGACAGCAATTCAACCATCCTGCTCCTGGGAGAGAGCGGGACCGGAAAAGAGGTCTTGGCCAGAAGCATTCACCAGTGGAGTTCTCGGGCACACTATCCATTCACTGTGGTGAATTGCGTGGCCATTCCGGAGCAGTTACTGGAAAGCGAGCTGTTTGGTCATGAACGAGGGGCCTTCACTGGCGCGCATCAGCTCAAAAGAGGCAGGTTCGAGATTGCGGAGCACGGTACGGTCTTTCTCGACGAAATCGGGGAGGTCCCGGCCGGTATTCAGACAAAACTCCTCCGAGTGTTGCAACACCACGAGTTTGAGCGAGTTGGGGGAACCCGTGCGATCAAGGCGGACATCCGCGTGATTGCCGCCACCAACAGCGACCTCGAACGGGCTGTACAAGAGGGCCGCTTCCGGGAAGACCTCTACTATCGACTAAACGTCGTCAGTATCAAGCTGCCACCGTTAAGGGAGCGAAAAGAGGATATTCCTGCACTGGTCGACTACTTCCTGAGAAAGTACGCAGGCGAGCTGAAAAAACCTTTGAAGCGACTTGCCCTCGGTACGATGGATGACTTGATGGCCTATCATTGGCCGGGAAACGTGCGCGAGCTGGAGAACGTTGTTGAGCGAGCTATGGTCTTGAGTATAGGGGATCAGATCGGCCAGGAGGATCTGCCGCTCCAGGTCACCACGGGGCTACGCCGTGAGTCGTTCAGAGCAAAAGAGTTCCACG
Encoded here:
- a CDS encoding putative Histidine kinase (Evidence 3 : Function proposed based on presence of conserved amino acid motif, structural feature or limited homology; Product type pe : putative enzyme) — translated: MRIGQITRFRTKVLLSIIPMILALCVLFGGMSLYQHNRLLHSEFVKRGKALASNLAASGELGVFSEDERLLNAALRGITGEEDVAYVFIYNDAGKRLIGGGKALTQPGLGPTTETLNHEIRAQMLTDHQPASRTVKETGAESFLEFYAPIVSAEVRLVEEQYFGMPRSTPGLSEDRSRVIGIARVGLSMRNIDAHSAYLIKLWAILSVVFLAGGALAAYALSRRITQPITRLTESTARMAEGQIDQEISVDSLDELGTLATTYNKMAKALTYTLDERARVARELRDLNRSLEDRIRERTSQLEETNRDLSRASRHKSEFLANMSHELRTPLNAILGFTDLIIDGIYGQVPNELRESMEDIRINGRHLLRLINDVLDLSKIEAGQMRLNLGEYSLQSLIDSVISATRSLATEKRLELVARVEADLPPALGDSKRMTQVLMNLVGNAIKFTPGGGSVNVTAKSVSSSEFQVSSSQPETRNPKPETPTSPDFIEISVADTGIGIPAEELKSIFGEFRQVDSSITREYGGSGLGLSIAKRLVEMHRGSIWADSQVGRGSTFYVRIPLRTQWEGSL
- a CDS encoding putative response regulator in two-component regulatory system (CheY-like protein) (Evidence 3 : Function proposed based on presence of conserved amino acid motif, structural feature or limited homology; Product type pr : putative regulator); amino-acid sequence: MSGNLILHVEDNQYNRKIIRDLLSKHNYEIMEAHNGEAALDALARRRPDLILMDIQLPKLSGLEVTRRIRADPSLAQIPIIAITSFALSGDERTAFEAGCSAYIAKPFRPRDLLEMIQRFLGP
- the yfhA gene encoding putative DNA-binding response regulator in two-component system (Evidence 3 : Function proposed based on presence of conserved amino acid motif, structural feature or limited homology; PubMedId : 8226691, 8412694; Product type pr : putative regulator), whose product is MDTYRTKVLIVDDDPSARKILQGRLRIMNVQALIASSGSEALEQIRRETPGVVLLDLQMPKMSGIDVLRSLKREGLEPTVIVVTAHATVEAAVEAMKEGAYDFITKPVDSQHLEIVLGKAFERESLRAQSRCLQTEMADRLVQVIADNPIMKQLLQLARRAADSNSTILLLGESGTGKEVLARSIHQWSSRAHYPFTVVNCVAIPEQLLESELFGHERGAFTGAHQLKRGRFEIAEHGTVFLDEIGEVPAGIQTKLLRVLQHHEFERVGGTRAIKADIRVIAATNSDLERAVQEGRFREDLYYRLNVVSIKLPPLRERKEDIPALVDYFLRKYAGELKKPLKRLALGTMDDLMAYHWPGNVRELENVVERAMVLSIGDQIGQEDLPLQVTTGLRRESFRAKEFHEAVTEFKRWVIHDALKRSQGNQTKAAELLGLQRTYLAKLIRLLEIKSDANPTEKNRL